The following coding sequences lie in one Arachis stenosperma cultivar V10309 chromosome 5, arast.V10309.gnm1.PFL2, whole genome shotgun sequence genomic window:
- the LOC130981207 gene encoding uncharacterized protein LOC130981207 yields the protein MYSRFLDLFASLHVNVPFIKAIQQMPAFIKYMKELLPRKSSLKGGQTIVLNKECSALIQPELPVKRKDPGSFHIPCAIGETMFDRALCDLGTSINLLPLSLVKRLQINEIMPTDVVIKLPDKTQKQAIGVVENVLLKVGKYFLPTDFVILDMEESHTHPIILGRPFLATARALIDVEKGELILRILDERLSFNVFKLSQEADQEHKEPSKDHNEMLKEEASTEAHPTYLETPLVDKQGK from the coding sequence ATGTACTCAAGGTTCCTAGATTTGTTTGCATCTCTGCATGTGAACGTACCATTCATCAAGGCCATCCAACAAATGCCTGCATTCATCAAGTATATGAAGGAACTTCTTCCCAGGAAAAGCTCACTCAAAGGAGGCCAAACTATAGTGTTGaacaaggaatgtagtgccCTTATTCAACCTGAGTTGCCTGTAAAAAGaaaagacccagggagttttcacatcccctgtgccataggagaaacaatgTTCGATAGAGCACTCTGTGATTTGGGGACAAGCATCAACTTACTGCCATTATCCTTGGTAAAGAGGTTACAGATCAATGAGATAATGCCCACAGATGTGGTCATCAAACTGCCTGACAAGACTCAAAAgcaagcaataggagtggtGGAAAATGTGTTGCTAAAGGTTGGGAAATACTTTCTCCCAACAGACTTTGTCATCCTGGACATGGAAGAGAGTCACACTCACCCAATCATATTGGGAAGACCCTTCTTAGCTACGGCaagagcactcatagatgtggaGAAAGGGGAGCTAATATTGAGAATCCTTGATGAACGGCTCAGCTTTAATGTCTTCAAACTCTCACAAGAAGCAGACCAAGAGCACAAGGAACCAAGCAAAGATCATAATGAGATGCTGAAGGAGGAAGCAAGTACTGAAGCACACCCAACCTATCTGGAGACCCCTTTGGTTGATAAACAAGGGAAATAG